One genomic segment of Sminthopsis crassicaudata isolate SCR6 chromosome 4, ASM4859323v1, whole genome shotgun sequence includes these proteins:
- the BTNL9 gene encoding butyrophilin-like protein 9 has product MVNIPDFSHSSQSSFLSNCLLFLLYLMELNAEEGKVIGHREPILAMVGEEVEFPCYISSKLDAEDMEIRFFRSKVSEIVLIYQDRQELFNKQMVEYQDRAHLVKDYIQEGSVSLRLFHIIPADEGQYGCLFQSKDFSNSATWELEVAGLGSDPHIYFEGFEEGGIQLRCSSKGWYPRPKAVWKDYRGQQLSSLSEAIIQDAQRLFHLEISVVVKKGAHSNVTCSIQNTLLVQKKEFTIHIGDVFLPKNSAWRGAFIGTFMGLAVILVLFMILAFYFFQKQQRSKEKLKKKSEKEKGKLTVELGKLQTEIDWRRAEGQAEWRAARKYAVNITLDPDTAHPSLKILEDGKSVIYWNIKQNLPDDPKRFEDQLCVLGQEGFISGKHYWEVDVGEKSRWFLGVCYDSVERKQEVKLCPGKGYWVIGLWNGCEYFIFNPHRISLTLRVPPRRVGVFLNYEAGTISFFNVTDNSHIFTFTDKFSGTLRPYFRPRSHDGGEKVIPLTICPLPTKGDRVAAKDDDDCDTWLQPYDLSDNTENGW; this is encoded by the exons ATGGTGAATATCCCAGACTTTTCTCATTCATCACAGAGTTCCTTTCTATCCAActgtctcctcttccttctctatctcatggAGCTGAATGCAG AAGAAGGAAAGGTAATTGGTCATAGAGAACCAATTCTGGCCATGGTTGGGGAAGAGGTGGAGTTTCCTTGCTACATATCTTCCAAACTGGATGCAGAAGACATGGAAATACGTTTTTTCCGCAGCAAAGTCTCTGAAATTGTCCTTATATACCAAGATAGGCAGGAGCTATTCAACAAACAAATGGTAGAGTACCAGGACCGGGCACACTTAGTAAAAGATTACATCCAGGAAGGGAGTGTATCCCTCCGTCTCTTCCACATTATTCCTGCTGATGAGGGTCAATATGGATGCCTCTTTCAATCCAAGGACTTCTCTAACAGTGCTACCTGGGAGTTGGAAGTTGCAG gACTGGGCTCAGATCCACATATCTACTTTGAGGGCTTTGAAGAAGGAGGCATCCAACTAAGATGTAGTTCCAAAGGCTGGTACCCCAGACCAAAAGCAGTGTGGAAAGATTATCGAGGGCAGCAACTATCCTCCCTATCAGAAGCTATAATCCAAGATGCTCAGAGACTGTTCCACTTGGAAATATCTGTGGTGGTCAAAAAGGGAGCTCATAGTAATGTGACTTGTTCCATCCAGAACACCCTCTTAGTGCAGAAGAAAGAATTTACAATTCATATAGGAG ATGTATTTTTACCAAAAAACTCTGCCTGGAGAGGAGCATTCATTGGAACTTTCATGGGGCTAGCTGTCATTCTGGTCCTCTTCATGATTCTGGCATTCTATTTCTTCCAGAAGCAACAAAGATCCAAAG aaaaactgaagaaaaaatcagagaaggaaaaag gAAAACTCACAGTTGAGCTGG GTAAGCTTCAGACTGAAATTG ACTGGAGAAGGGCAGAAGGACAGGCTG AATGGAGAGCAGCCAGAAAATATGCAG TGAATATAACTCTGGATCCAGACACTGCTCATCCCAGCCTTAAGATTTTAGAAGATGGCAAGAGTGTTATTTATTGGAATATAAAGCAGAATCTACCAGATGATCCTAAGAGATTTGAAGACCAACTTTGTGTCCTTGGTCAGGAGGGTTTCATCTCAGGGAAACACTACTGGGAGGTAGATGTGGGAGAGAAAAGTAGGTGGTTCTTGGGTGTGTGTTATGACTCAGTGGAACGAAAACAGGAGGTAAAGCTATGCCCTGGGAAAGGATATTGGGTGATAGGGTTGTGGAATGGCTGTGAATACTTTATTTTCAATCCTCATCGAATATCTCTAACACTGAGAGTGCCCCCCAGGCGAGTAGGAGTCTTTTTGAACTATGAAGCTGGAACGATTTCTTTCTTCAATGTGACTGACAACTCCCACATATTCACCTTCACCGACAAATTCTCTGGGACTCTTCGCCCCTATTTTAGGCCGAGATCTCATGATGGAGGAGAAAAGGtcattcctttgaccatttgtccaTTGCCTACCAAGGGTGATAGAGTAGCTGCcaaagatgatgatgattgtGATACCTGGTTACAACCCTATGATTTATCAGACAATACTGAAAATGGGTGGTAA